The following nucleotide sequence is from Stigmatopora nigra isolate UIUO_SnigA chromosome 8, RoL_Snig_1.1, whole genome shotgun sequence.
TCCCCAGAGCAAGATCTAGGATTGAAccttcgatctcagaactgtggggccgacgcgctaaccactcttccacctgGCCACTCACTGCCTATAGGActtaagggtaaaaaaaaaatgttggatcaTCCACGTACCTATGTAAGGGGTAAAGCCCAGGAGTATATCCTTCTTCAAATgtaatgattatatttcaaaatcCCTTTTTCAATTACCTGTGGTGCACTGGTTGCTACTAGAAAGGCATTAGTTCTTCCTGGATGGTCATAATCGTGCATGGCAGCAGCTACATATAAGGCCATCAGCTCCAGGCCTGGAATTAGGCCAGACAATGAGCCATAGCCATCTTCCAGAAAAGAGTGCCTCTTGGATGACAGAAAGGCCGTAGCACCAGAGGTTATTCCATTTGCTGAGTCTTAAGgcaaagagacaaaacaaaaataaaagatgtcTCTTGAGATTTTGCTCGGATTCGTGGGTGATGTTGGGATGCGTCAAAGAAAGGCTTCTCACCAGTGTGTATGCCGTTCTCAGTCACAAGAGAGGGTAAACTGGGCACAGGCTGAGTGGTGAGGTACCAAACAGCATGCAGCACGTCAGTGGCGTGAATTCTGTTGTGATCTGTACCAAGCAGCAGAGGGCAGTAAATCCATGAAGTACAGCCTCAAAACGGTGGGGTCGTAGTAAACTCTTTTTGTGAGACTGAGAGCAATTTTAAAACGTGTTTATTTGTAAACAAAGAAAGCTGTGGAGTTGGATTGCATATTCTGCTGAAGTCATTCCAACTAATTACCCTTTTTACAAGCCATACAACTATGTCCCCTGAGTCCTTCTCCCTTAGTTGTGGGGGAAAAATGTAATGaattagaaaaatattgaaatattgttagaaaaaaaagataatttggGACATAGCATGGCAGGCAatgatatacatacacactacATTTGTTTAGTTTAGCTGTTATTTACCCACATTAAGCAATCAAAAACTATAtaatattttctcaaaaaagTTGTTGATGATCTGTATTTGATAAGATGAGAtacgtgtgttttttttatgttcccCGCTGTCCTCAAGTGTTTATGTTTCACtgaaaaagcaattaaaatTGACATAAATTGTACTTACAAGGAATATCCCTATAACCGTTCTCCAAAGCATGGAAGTAGTTCATGAACTCTATAACAGGAATCTTGAAAGTCTCAAACAGACCTGAGTCTTCAAAAAGCCTGTAGGATACCTGGGATGGagtaaacaattttaaaaaagtgtcattAATGCAGGATCCCATGTAGTGTATTTAAATCACAgttgtatttaattttgttgGATTTAGTTTCTTTTATTTAACCATTAGATATTAAAAGTCCATTTGTGCTTGAATTATTCTCATGAATCAACttcatattgtgtttttttaagatgcCAACTCTTATACAAATGTAAACCTTCCATTTGACtatattgacattttgtttttcctgcTATCTGCCTGTCTCCTTATCTTTAAGCCAATGCACAAATTTCATATTCGCtttcattaatatgaatatgttgCCATTAATTAAATGCCACAAAGATTACACAGCCACTTTGCCGTTACCTGGCTGAGAATGCAACCCGTTTTTCCGTGAGTTTTCTCCACAAGACTGAAAATTGGAAAATTCCATTTGTTGAGTTGACTCAAAAGAGGGTCTAACCCTGGCATCACCATAGGTTCTTTGGCCAGGACGAGCTTGTTCTATGGattgagaaaagaaaaacaagataaaGAAAGAATTGCATAAATTATTgataaaagtattatttttcaaacacaCTCAATTTTAACGTGAGTTATTTTACAACAATACTCTACTTTACAATAGGCCCAAATAATTCTCACTGATGTATGTGAACCACGCAGAAAATAGCAAAGAAGACACAATGCGGTTATATACAACCATGATGTTACATATTTCCATTCATCATGAATCCAAACCTGTAAATTTGCCAAGTAAATTTACTGTCTGAGCATGTAAACTATCAACAGCAGCAGTGAAAGCAAGCTGGTGGGAGCAAAGCACTTGAATTCTCTAGATAGAATTTGgggataaatatttgctttagCTGACACTTCCGCCTGTCCTAAATCAATGAGCCTTGTAGCCATTCCAGCAAACAGATGCCCAGTGTTTTTTGCTGATGCTAAACAGCCTGCAAATATTCCAATACTTtcagtaaagaaaaaataataataatagtaatatatCTCAGTGTTCTGACTaagtacaccaaaaaaaaaaaaagaaaaataagcattCACATCGTTTGtgaattttgaatttaaattttaaaatgccacattaaaaaactcaaacaaattATGACCATCCATCCATATTCCTACTTTTCctggtagtaaaaaaaaaaatactgtatttttcacaCTACATTCTCGACCTAAAACTTACATGTTTCCAAAAACCCAGTGTGCCTTAGAATCAATCccatgtgctttatatatggataaatgtttattaatcatgaaaaaacatacatatacataagttGTAATTGATTATGTTTAACTTGTAATTTGGGAAATAGGGTAAATAATAAGATTAGATCAACAATGTTTTGGCCTCACCATCAAATGAAAACTGTTTGCTAACCTCAGGGGATGGCAGCAAAGGGTGCAAAACGATGCCCTCCGATGGGTACTCTGAGCAGCCTTCCCTTGTCTCAGACAGCTTCTTTCCTACTTCGGCCTCTTCCTCATTCTGTGCAAAGTCGCTGCTGTCACTGTGGTTGGTCTCATAAGTGCTGTCATAGGTGCTGTCATAGTCTGATGAGGTGACAGCACGCTCATCTGTGAGGAATGCGCAATCAGCTTGTatccttatttattcattcattctccctTCTCCTTATTCATATAGTGTCACGAGGGTGCTGAAGTCTATTCCACCCAACTATTGGCAGTAGACAGAGGACAccactggttgccagccaatcgcaggacacaatgagaggaacaaccattcacactcatgcaaatttagtgttcaaccagcccacTATCATCTTTATTTAATAACATTATTAAGCTTCTTACTAAGTATTTGTtaccagaaaaagaaaaacctacAAATAATTGCAAAAACTGGTCGTCTTATGAATCTATGAGTCTTTTTGGCAGTCTTAACGAACCCCTTTCGAGCTacaaaaacagcttttttaCTATTAGTGTTATACTTGTAGTTAATATTCAAAAGGATCTGAAATGCATGCAGGCATAAATCTACTGTTTACCTGGACGGGGTATTCGGTCTGTCTTAACAATAGATTCCACCCCATGGTTCAGTCGATTGCTAAACGGCCTGCCACAGCTGATGAAAAGAGGGCAGAGGATACACATTATTTCATTCTGATCATTCTCTGATTACTGACTCATTTCCTTTCCTCTTCATGCAGATAAATCAAGTGACTCATTTCCTCACTGGCGGTTATTCCACTCTCATTTTGATATAATAGATCAGTTCATCTTTTGTTAGAAGATGTATGGTATTAATTAGCAAGAGGGAATGTTGTTGGAGCCCCACacaccaaaaataatgatttttggaaaaatagtTGTTTGTTTTGGAGGGGGAAATCACCTTTTGGGGAACAGTATTGTACAGTTTGCacagttattttattatttattagatTATCTCCATGGCACTTTAGTTCAATCTGTTACTAAGGGAACCCTTCCCAGATTTGCTGACCGCGTACTATTAAAAATACCCACCAATAAGGTTGTTAGTCCCGCAATTTCAAGTCGGCAATTAAATGCAAtgtgacacattttaaaaagcgtCACTTAGCTCTTGACCAAAATAGCTCAATTAGATTATGATTCACGGGAAAAGAAGTATGGGGGCTTTAGGTCATGTATAGTTTAAGTTCTATATAAGATATGGATGAAAGATTCTTAAGGTAAAAGCTAGTGTTGATTTCTGCCTCAAATTGATTTTCTTATGTCAAACCCAAAAGTTGGTGGAAATGGCCTTACAATGCAAAAACACTACAGCATGGGAGTTAATGTGATGAATAATTGTCATCTCAGCGTGTGAAGTTATTTTTACCTCTTACAGAGTGCTGGAGGTCGCCAGTGAGGAGTGGTGGAGCTTGGGGCACTCTGACTGTGTGTTAAGGCTCGGTGGTGGCTCTTGGAGACCACACAGCTAGTTTGCTCAATAAGCGGGCCAGCGATCTCAGGAAACTGAACTGAACATGTCTTGATAGTTGGGCTGGAGACAGGAGTGCCCTGAATGGGGGGTGATGGACATGGAGAGCCCAGAGGTGATATGGAGGTATGGGTGAAACCTGCAGAagagaattcattcatttgataTTTAAGACATGAGGGCTGATACTACATGGATTCAAGAATTGGGATGCTTAGAAATAGTGGGAATAGGAAGAGAAAATCCtcaaagttatatatatatacatatagttttcATTTGTGTTTAGTTAATATTGTTGGTTTTTACAAGTGACTAGCTTTagtaatcattttatttgtctATGGGTGTTTTCTTGTACATGCtatttaaataagaaaataacaaaaggCCAGTAATTGAACCAGATAAAAAGGTCCTTTTCACTTTCCAaacttttttccacaaaattgtAAGCAAAGGATAATCCTGTACCATCTATACTTACAAGGAACTTTTTTACCCACCTTGTCTTCCCAGCGGTTTGCTACAGAAGTGGTTTAATGTGACAGATGCAGCACAGGAAGCGGACATGGAACGGCTTTTTGAGATGGTTGTCATGACCGAGTTTCTCCATGATTCACTGCATTTATAAAGACAAAAGAGAGTTAAAACAATTGTTCCAATCCCCTGATTACAAGTTAAATTGCCATTACGTTTCGGTGGTGTATTTGATGCTAGCTGATCGGTCTCTCCGTACAGGTCCGGGCTCAATGGCAGGTAGTCCTGTCGCTGATGTGGTTGTGGTCCATGTTGATGAGATTCTCCGCAACAACCCTGGGGGAAGGCTCCGCCTCAGACGCTGCCaatgcaaaaatacaaatacaatacaatctCATCACTTAAACACTCAAATATGGTTATATGTAAGGGTTGAATAAATTGAAAttcagtgggaaaaaaaatgcaacaggaCCCGGGGcccaagtggttagcatgtcagcctcgcAATTCTAGGGTCGTCATTTCGACCCTAGGTTGGCCCtcagtgtgtggagtttgtgttttctccctgggcttgtgtgggttttctatggctactccggtttccttccacaaccCCAAACATGCAAGATAGGCTTTTTGAAAacttgcccctaggtattagtgtgaccatgaatggttgtctccaaGTGCTTTTAGATTGGGTCAAACCATTTGCTATGAATATTAATTGGTATACAtcatgaaaaaaactgaaaaagcaTCCTACCAATGTAGCATGAAACTGTATTTTTGCTTCCAGAGAATCCCGCAACAGATGGTCGTTTTTTGCATGAAATGCAGAACTAAACACATTCCAcaatcattatttaaaaaatcgacAAGATGCATCCATTTATCCATTTACCTCACTGCAATTTCGTACTATTAAGGTCATAAGTGAGGTGAAACCTTTCTCTCCAGAGTGGGTGGAAGGCAGTATACACACTGAGCTTGTTGCCAACCAGCAGCTGATGCCCAGAACAATATAATTCCATTACAAATAATCAATGTTTCATTGATGGCACTGTTCCATTCAAAAGTCAATTGACATGGGGAACAGTACTGAGTTTAATAATCAACTGTCCCCATTGCTAAATGAGAACTCACAAACAGTATAAAATCAGTCAACCAAAGCCAAGCAGCATCTCATTGAGCTCTATTTTGTGCACTAAGGCAGCATTTAAACCTACTTTCCCATTTGGCCATTCTTGCATCATACACTTTATTTAGTTGCCTTGTCGTCTTAAGTGCCTGCATACATTTTGAAGCAGCGGCCTTGTAAAACATTTAGAAGTTCTTCAGTGGCATATACAtaattgttttattatattaCCGCTACCCAACATATACAATAGCAAACATAAAGGATTTACTTTTAAGAGGAGCAAGAGTGAGTTTGTGGAGTTTGCCGAGAAATAACTATCAATTCTCTAAAATGTATATTCACTTTCATTAGTTAGAGACCAGGGGGGACAAAATAATTAGAAAGGACGGAGAGGAAGACTCACCCTTGGAATGGCCAGTCTTTCTACTTTATCTGTCCCGTCTTCTGAGTCGGAGAAGGTGTTTG
It contains:
- the LOC144200722 gene encoding cGMP-inhibited 3',5'-cyclic phosphodiesterase 3A-like isoform X2 yields the protein MMAHSQSNSKSHRRTSLPCIPRDQSSGTSVVVDISVMGEAHGLISDLLADPSLPPNTCSSLKAVSSLLSTQIILQPLHRPHMPTVANTFSDSEDGTDKVERLAIPRRLRRSLPPGLLRRISSTWTTTTSATGLPAIEPGPVRRDRSASIKYTTETESWRNSVMTTISKSRSMSASCAASVTLNHFCSKPLGRQGFTHTSISPLGSPCPSPPIQGTPVSSPTIKTCSVQFPEIAGPLIEQTSCVVSKSHHRALTHSQSAPSSTTPHWRPPALCKSCGRPFSNRLNHGVESIVKTDRIPRPDERAVTSSDYDSTYDSTYETNHSDSSDFAQNEEEAEVGKKLSETREGCSEYPSEGIVLHPLLPSPENKLVLAKEPMVMPGLDPLLSQLNKWNFPIFSLVEKTHGKTGCILSQVSYRLFEDSGLFETFKIPVIEFMNYFHALENGYRDIPYHNRIHATDVLHAVWYLTTQPVPSLPSLVTENGIHTDSANGITSGATAFLSSKRHSFLEDGYGSLSGLIPGLELMALYVAAAMHDYDHPGRTNAFLVATSAPQALLYNDRSVLENHHAAAAWNLFMSRPDYNFLVNLEHVEFKRFRFLVIEAILATDLKKHFDFLAEFNAKVGDEGMSGIDWTNENDRLLVCQMCIKLADVNGPLKCKDLHLQWTEGIVNEFYEQGDEEASLGLAISPFMDRSAPQLAKLQESFITHIVGPLCSSYDSAALMPGDWVDLPEEQDEPEEVKEIQDPTEQEGDLERQTTKKECRRKVFCQITSHLLENHEMWKRVIAAEVQEEAMKEDPNCLSTSTDPITAIHEEEEEQTSREEDDLTECFDKSEEAPAIEDEDILLQSGTKEEESE
- the LOC144200722 gene encoding cGMP-inhibited 3',5'-cyclic phosphodiesterase 3A-like isoform X1; this encodes MQRRHSSGIMGCHLDSSRPVKQSSGTSVVVDISVMGEAHGLISDLLADPSLPPNTCSSLKAVSSLLSTQIILQPLHRPHMPTVANTFSDSEDGTDKVERLAIPRRLRRSLPPGLLRRISSTWTTTTSATGLPAIEPGPVRRDRSASIKYTTETESWRNSVMTTISKSRSMSASCAASVTLNHFCSKPLGRQGFTHTSISPLGSPCPSPPIQGTPVSSPTIKTCSVQFPEIAGPLIEQTSCVVSKSHHRALTHSQSAPSSTTPHWRPPALCKSCGRPFSNRLNHGVESIVKTDRIPRPDERAVTSSDYDSTYDSTYETNHSDSSDFAQNEEEAEVGKKLSETREGCSEYPSEGIVLHPLLPSPENKLVLAKEPMVMPGLDPLLSQLNKWNFPIFSLVEKTHGKTGCILSQVSYRLFEDSGLFETFKIPVIEFMNYFHALENGYRDIPYHNRIHATDVLHAVWYLTTQPVPSLPSLVTENGIHTDSANGITSGATAFLSSKRHSFLEDGYGSLSGLIPGLELMALYVAAAMHDYDHPGRTNAFLVATSAPQALLYNDRSVLENHHAAAAWNLFMSRPDYNFLVNLEHVEFKRFRFLVIEAILATDLKKHFDFLAEFNAKVGDEGMSGIDWTNENDRLLVCQMCIKLADVNGPLKCKDLHLQWTEGIVNEFYEQGDEEASLGLAISPFMDRSAPQLAKLQESFITHIVGPLCSSYDSAALMPGDWVDLPEEQDEPEEVKEIQDPTEQEGDLERQTTKKECRRKVFCQITSHLLENHEMWKRVIAAEVQEEAMKEDPNCLSTSTDPITAIHEEEEEQTSREEDDLTECFDKSEEAPAIEDEDILLQSGTKEEESE